AGTCAGAAGAATACTTATCTCTACCAGCAAGTGGAAAAGCAAAGTCTTAAGCTCCTCATGCAGCGCTTTATGGCCATGGATGGAGTCAGTGAAGAAGAGATTCAAGCCGATGACAACCTCCGTAGCGAATACCAACAACGGGCCGATTCTTATTACCGTAATGGCGGTCTAACCGTTAAGACCACCGTTGATCCTAATATCTATCAGCTTCTCAACCAAACGGTCGCCAACCAAGCCGGTTCCCTGGGACAAACTTATATGGCCTATCAAAATAATCCAGAAACGGATGAAACTGAAGCCATCCCCCTCCCTGTCCAAACGGGCAACGTCCTTATCGAAAATGCCAGCGGACGAATTTTAGGCTTTGTTGGAGGGATTGACTTCGACCAAAACCAAGTGGACCATGCCTTTGACATGCGACGGTCACCAGGTTCCATGTTCAAACCCCTGCTGACTTATGGACCGGCTATCCAAGAGGGCTTAGCCTTTCCAAGTACGCTAATCGCTGATACTCCTATTCGTATCCAACAAGCCGATGGATCCTACTATGAACCGTCCAACTATGGAAACAATATCTCCAATCAGTTAGTGACCTTCCGCCACGCCCTGGCCAATTCCTTGAATAACCCGACCATATATCTCTACCAACACCTCTTAAAACATGGTGTCGATATCCAAGAATATGTGGATCGTTTAGGCCTAGACCAATCCGTTACGGAAAATGAAGTCAAGGATAATGTCGCCTTATCCATTGGAGGAACCCAAACAGGCCCGACTGTCGTTGAATTAGCGGCGGCTTTTGCGACTTTTGCTAACGGTGGCCAAAGCATCAGCCCTTACCTCATTGAAAGCATTTCTGATAGTAATGGGAACTTAATTTATCAACATCAAAATCACCAAGAACCTGTCTTTGATAAAGAAAGCAGTGATATCATGGTTGATGTCTTGAAAGACACCCACCGAACCGGGACTTTCCAACCCTATAGTGGCGGTTTGAATGCTTTTTCGGATATTTATATGAAAACAGGGACCTCAGAGGATTTCAATGACCATTGGATTGGAGGCTCAAGCCCAAGGATTACGCTCATGTCATGGATTGGTTACGATAATACTTACCAGCGCCATACCTTAAATGATGACGGCAATGCCAGTTTCGGTAATCCGGTAGAACGTCACGCCAAACACTGGTTGAGCCTGCTCAATCAGTTGAATAACTATGATCCACAAATGATGGGTTCCAGCGAAACTTTCTCCCCTTCCCAACACCTGGTCCGCCAAAAAGTAGTCAAAGAAACCGGAACACTCCCCGGCAGCTTTACAGGGCCTTACAATACCCAATACCGGATTCCAATCAGTCAAGCTAGTGAAGAAGGGATCTTTCCTAATCAAGCTGCTATCCCCAAGGCTCAATTTGACTTTGCCATTGGAGCCAGCTTAGAAGAACAAGTCCATGCCCTAGAGCCCTACCGAATCAAAAACAACAGTCAAGTCAACCAAAAAGTCAATGAAATCTTAGACCTCT
The nucleotide sequence above comes from Aerococcus urinae. Encoded proteins:
- a CDS encoding transglycosylase domain-containing protein; this translates as MIKRLLGYVLVLGLLSLSLAMGVASGFFLGLTEDLPNPSPEEMTSQIQNLEEISTLTYNDGSLIDEVRSDLVRKNVQLEEISPQIVHGLVATEDEHFFKHHGVVPSAILRAVLSQVLGGSSSGGSTITQQLVKQRFLSNEVSFERKAKEMLLANRLENYFSKEQILESYLNTSPFGRNNKGENIAGIEAAAEGIFGKSADQVNLPQAAFLVGMPQNPYTYTPYDSEGQLKSPEELNYGVERMQEVLDRMRLENYISQADYEKAKDYPIQNDFIQAESQVDETGSSTSQKNTYLYQQVEKQSLKLLMQRFMAMDGVSEEEIQADDNLRSEYQQRADSYYRNGGLTVKTTVDPNIYQLLNQTVANQAGSLGQTYMAYQNNPETDETEAIPLPVQTGNVLIENASGRILGFVGGIDFDQNQVDHAFDMRRSPGSMFKPLLTYGPAIQEGLAFPSTLIADTPIRIQQADGSYYEPSNYGNNISNQLVTFRHALANSLNNPTIYLYQHLLKHGVDIQEYVDRLGLDQSVTENEVKDNVALSIGGTQTGPTVVELAAAFATFANGGQSISPYLIESISDSNGNLIYQHQNHQEPVFDKESSDIMVDVLKDTHRTGTFQPYSGGLNAFSDIYMKTGTSEDFNDHWIGGSSPRITLMSWIGYDNTYQRHTLNDDGNASFGNPVERHAKHWLSLLNQLNNYDPQMMGSSETFSPSQHLVRQKVVKETGTLPGSFTGPYNTQYRIPISQASEEGIFPNQAAIPKAQFDFAIGASLEEQVHALEPYRIKNNSQVNQKVNEILDLYEQTHQKEN